A genome region from Triticum aestivum cultivar Chinese Spring chromosome 2B, IWGSC CS RefSeq v2.1, whole genome shotgun sequence includes the following:
- the LOC123045820 gene encoding uncharacterized membrane protein YuiD: MVAAVVNYPLVAGLLAFAVAQSAKFFTTWYKEKRWDARQFIASGGMPSSHSATVTALAVSVGIQEGFRSATFATSVILACVVMHDAFGVRLHAGKQAEVLNQIVYELPIEHPLAETKPLREILGHTVPQVVAGCILGILTAVVMLLALGRGNI; this comes from the exons ATGGTCGCCGCCGTGGTGAACTACCCGCTCGTCGCGGGGCTCCTCGCCTTCGCGGTCGCGCAGTCCGCCAAGTTCTTCACCACCTG GTATAAAGAGAAACGTTGGGATGCCAGGCAATTTATAGCTTCTGGAGGGATGCCATCATCACATTCAGCCACAGTGACAGCACTTGCAGTGTCTGTTGGAATCCAAGAAGGCTTTCGTAGCGCCACATTTGCAACTTCAGTGATACTTGCATGTGTG GTGATGCATGATGCTTTTGGTGTTCGGTTACACGCTGGAAAACAAGCAGAG GTGTTAAACCAAATTGTCTACGAGCTGCCTATAGAGCATCCGCTGGCAGAGACAAAGCCATTGCGTGAGATTCTTGGGCACACAGTCCCTCAG GTGGTGGCTGGTTGCATCCTTGGAATCCTCACGGCTGTGGTCATGCTCTTAGCTCTGGGGAGAGGCAATATTTGA